The genomic stretch CACGGGGAAAAACCGGCTTGGTGGTTTCCCCGACGCATGCCGAAGGCGAGCGGTGTACCACGGAGATTCGGCACTTGCTGAAGGAACGCGGCGATTTATCGTCTGAGGAGCGCACCTTCACTGCGTTGGAAAATGTCAATCTTACTGAGGCCGAGCGCGGTGACGCGATCAACTACGCTGCGGGTGATATTCTGCAATTTCACCAAAACGCTAAGGGATTCATGCGCGGACAGCGGCTGATCGTCAACGGAGCGCCGTTGCCACTGGATCAAGCACGGCGATTTTCGGTTTTTCGTCCGACGCCGTTGAAACTAGCTGCGGACGACGTGATACGGATCACGCATAACGGTTTTACCGCGGATGTATTGTGCGAGTTAATCTGATCGCGCAATTCTGCGTTTTCTTCGGACAGTTGATGTTCAATTTGAGAAGGTGATCGTGTGACTGCGGCGAAGAAAAGGGCACCTGCAATCCCCACAGCAATGCCGACGAGTATAGCAATAGCCAACTTCATTTTTGGGATTTCAAAATTTGACCATCGTACTTAACTATATTCGGCTCAGAGCGCCAGATCGATAGAGTGGGCTAAGAAACGCACAGCGTCAATGCCGGAGCTTCCCTCCGGCGCACCCCATCGATCCGGCGCGCGAGGCCGAATTATTCAGATTTCAAACAGTTTTTGAATATGCACCTCTTGACTTTCAATTTCTAATAAATAAATTCAGTCGGCCAACGAACAGAAAACAAAGCGAGGGTGACGGGACTTGAACCCGCGACCTCCAACGTGACAGGCTGGCGCTCTAAACCAACTGAGCTACACCCCCGTCGCTTATCTATTATGCTCCGCGCCCTAATTGCATCTGCCGGGCAACACGCCATTATCAAATGTCAACGGTTTTTTGCAATCGGGGAAACCAGCTCGGCATGAACTGGGCACGGGCAACGCCATTAAACAATGACGGCGATTGCCGGCGAATTGTTCGCCAGGAATCGCCTAACGGGCTGTAATTTTAGCCCATTTGGGTTGTTTTCCACAAGGCGTTTGATCATGGGGGTCCTGGGGCGATTTAAATATTGCTTGGTCGAATTGCCCCGACGGAAACAGTCGCGGCTGTGCAACTTATTCACCATCGCGATGATGTCAGCATTCAGGTGGCGACTGCGGGCGGCAACCAAGCGGGGGTGTGGTTGTGCGGGACGTAACGAAAATGTCGGTCGGCTCAATTGCCTCCGGGCCCTTGCTGGCACATGCCGCTCCGGCGGGCATTCATAACCTAGACTTCCATGACGTTCCAAAGCGTTTCCGAGCAGCGTGCCCGAAACGGCGTTGCGGAACTGTTGCGCGGGGTCAGGCCATGAACGACATTTTCAACCATGCCTTTCAATGGATGAACCGCCTTGACCGGCAGGATTGGATGTTGGTGTTGATTGCGGCAGTGATCCTCGGCTTTTTGTGCTTGCGAGGGTTTGGATCGCGCACCAATTATTGACACAACAGTTTATTAACAGAAGTTTATTAACAGACAAGGGACTGAGTGTTTTGTCGCCGCGTCTTAACCGCGGACCGTAGCCCCGAACGCAGCGACGCCGATCCCAAAAATTCAAACACATCATCTCCTTTGCACCTTTTGCCTACTGCCACTTATGCAATTCCTTGCTGAAATCGATTGGTCGACCGTCCATCTTTCCACCCCTGTCGCGCTGGCTGCAGTGGCTTTAATTGGCTATCTGGTTGGGCGCCGCAAACGGGAGCAGCAACAGCTTTCCACGGAAGTGCAAGCGCGCCGCGAGCTAAAACGCGCTCAGGCCGTGGCCAAGGAACTGGAACGCATTGCCGTGGCAGTGCGGCGCAGCATTGCCACGCATCACTCCAGCGTGCTGAAATTCAAAGATCGGGTCTCGTCGCTGGGAGGCGACAAGCAGGATGGCGCCTGGCAAGAACTGTGCTGCGAAGCCGAGGGGATGCTGAAGCCCACGCTGAAGCTTGCCGGGCAACTGGCTGCCGCCTACGACGAAATTCGCCAGCAATCGAACAATTTGATGACCTTCACCGAAGTCCGCACCGATCCTTTGACCGGGGTCAGCAACCGCCGGGCCTTGGACGAAACGCTGGAATCGATGTTCGCCATGATGCACCGTTACGAACAACCGTTTTCGGTCACGCTCCTGGATATCGACCACTTCAAGGAAATCAACGACGAGCAAGGGCATTTATACGGCGACCGAATGTTAAAAGCCGTGGCTAGGTTGTTTGATGACAACGTGCGCGATACCGACATGGTGGCCCGTTACGGCGGGGAAGAATTTGTGATTGTCATGCCGCAAACTTCGCTCGATGGGGCCTCGACATTCACCGAGCGGTTACGGCGGCGCGTGGAGCAGCAGTTGCCGCTAACCGTCAGCGGCGGCGTTTCGGTGGCCGCGGACGGAGACAATGCGCAAACGCTGCTCGCCCGAGCCGATGCCGCGTTGTATAGCGCCAAGGCGGCCGGCCGCAACCATGTTTTCCGTCACAGCGGCGTCACCATTTTGCCGTGCAGTGAACTCCCGCAAGAGGAAGTCGACGCGGTGGCGGTGGAGCAAGCCTAAGCACTTGCCGGCGGCAGCGGAGCGCGAATTACAACACGCCTTGCGCCGGATCGTAGCCCAATTCCTGGCTGTGGTAAAGATCTTTGTCCGCTTCTTGCTTGCGGCCCAGCTTATCGTAAACCAATCCGCGGTGGTGATACATCACCGCCAAGCTACGATTGGCTTCCCTTAAATCGAGCAACAAGGTGAGCGGGTTGGCAGTGCGCTGCCGCAGTTGCATTTCCTGTTTGAAACGCTCCGTCAGACGAACGGCGCGGTCCAGGTCTTTTAACGCTTCCTCGCTGCGATCCGATAAGAACAGCAGGTAACCCCGGGTATCCAGAAACTCGGCATTATTATCCCCCGTTTCCGCCAGAGCTTTATTAATATCCGCCAAGCCATCGGGCAATTCCTGATTTGCCACTGCCCGGACATATGCCCGCGAGTTTAAGTTCTCCGGCGTCGGACTGACGCGGACCGCTTGGTTGGCATCGTCGAGGGCTTCTCGATAGCGCCCCAAGCGCACGTAGATCCAACTTCGTTCGGCATACACAATGGACAAATCGAGGTTGGAATCGATCAGCCCGACAAGTTGATTCCAATCGGCCAGACTGCCGTTCAAATCAGCGATTTTTTCCCGGCACTGG from Pirellulales bacterium encodes the following:
- a CDS encoding GGDEF domain-containing protein; its protein translation is MQFLAEIDWSTVHLSTPVALAAVALIGYLVGRRKREQQQLSTEVQARRELKRAQAVAKELERIAVAVRRSIATHHSSVLKFKDRVSSLGGDKQDGAWQELCCEAEGMLKPTLKLAGQLAAAYDEIRQQSNNLMTFTEVRTDPLTGVSNRRALDETLESMFAMMHRYEQPFSVTLLDIDHFKEINDEQGHLYGDRMLKAVARLFDDNVRDTDMVARYGGEEFVIVMPQTSLDGASTFTERLRRRVEQQLPLTVSGGVSVAADGDNAQTLLARADAALYSAKAAGRNHVFRHSGVTILPCSELPQEEVDAVAVEQA